Proteins found in one Coffea eugenioides isolate CCC68of chromosome 5, Ceug_1.0, whole genome shotgun sequence genomic segment:
- the LOC113770126 gene encoding probable glutathione S-transferase parC, giving the protein MAGDKVVVLGTYVSMFSMRVQVALGEKGIEYEYKEEDLGNKSPLLLQMNPVHKKIPVMIHNGKPLCESLIIVQYIDEVWHDKNPLLPSDPYQRAQARFWADLVDKKLYDSARGIWATKGEEKEAAKKEFIEILKTLEGELGNKPYFGGENFGYVDVALIPFYCWFYAYETFGNFKTETECPKLVEWAKRCMQRETVSKSLADPHKVYEFVVSLKKQLGIE; this is encoded by the exons ATGGCTGGTGACAAGGTGGTTGTGTTGGGTACATATGTGAGCATGTTTAGCATGAGAGTCCAGGTTGCTCTGGGAGAGAAAGGCATCGAGTATGAATACAAAGAAGAAGACTTGGGTAACAAGAGCCCCCTTCTTCTTCAGATGAACCCTGTTCACAAGAAAATCCCAGTTATGATTCATAACGGAAAGCCTCTTTGCGAGTCCCTTATCATTGTTCAGTACATAGATGAAGTGTGGCATGACAAGAATCCCTTGCTCCCATCTGATCCTTACCAGAGAGCTCAAGCCAGGTTCTGGGCCGACCTCGTTGacaaaaag CTTTATGATTCTGCAAGGGGGATCTGGGCCACAAAGGGAGAAGAAAAGGAGGCAGCCAAGAAGGAATTCATAGAGATTCTGAAAACATTGGAAGGAGAACTTGGAAATAAGCCTTACTTTGGAGGGGAAAACTTTGGATATGTGGATGTGGCTTTGATTCCTTTCTATTGTTGGTTCTATGCCTATGAGACCTTCGGGAATTTCAAGACAGAAACGGAGTGTCCAAAGCTGGTGGAATGGGCCAAAAGATGCATGCAGAGGGAGACTGTGTCCAAGTCCCTTGCTGATCCTCACAAGGTTTACGAATTTGTTGTGTCCTTGAAGAAGCAGCTTGGGATCGAATAA